The stretch of DNA TGAACCGCGAGGGCGAACCCCATCCCGAGGATGAGCGCAACCGCGCCGGTCACGGTGATGAACGCGAGCGTGATGTTCTGGATGCGGTCTGCAATGCCGTGTTTTTCGCGGTCGCCGTAGAGTTCGACGAACACCGAATCGAGTCCGCGAAACAGCCGGAGCGACGACCAAAAGAGGACGATGCCGGAGAGGGCCGTTGCCCGTGTTCGCCCCGCGGCGTTCATCACCATCGACCGAATCTGTTCTGACTGTGCCGGGAGCGCCTTCGAAAGGACACTCTCGATGACAAAGGCGGCGAAACCGTCGCCACCCCACTTCGTGAGCGCGATGATACAGAGGAGCGCGAATGGGATGAACGAGGCGACGGCGAAGTAGGCGAGACTCGCGGCTTTGACGTTCAACTGTTTTTCTTTCGCCACGGTCACGACTGCTTTCACCGTGTGGAGGGCGGCCATTCGATAGATACTCCGTTACCGATGGGACCTTTCAAGGGTTGTGGCCACACCCTGCGATTCTTGACAGTTCGCATCGAACGAAGCAGCATGGATGGGGCTCAGCGAAACAGCCGTCGGGCAATCGCTGGGTGAACGGTTCAAGAACTGAACGGCTCGCGGGCGGCCTGCTCGATTTCCGCAATCGTCGCGTCGGTGTGGAAGGTGGTGCCGCCGTAGTGTGCTCGTCGCGCGTCGTAGCCAGCGTCACGGAGTACGTCGAGGAAGTCGTCCATCGCAGGGGCCGAAACGCCCCACTGCTTGCAGACTTTGTGCTGGTCGAAGTGGAAGGGAACGTTGAGTTCGTCTTCGACGGTTGCGAGCATGCGTTCGGCTTTTTTCGCTCGCCCCATCTCCTCGCTGAGGTGGTCGCGGACGGCCGCGGTGAAGTGTGGATCGCGGATGCTTCCGAGCCAGACGGGGCCTGCGCTCACCATGCCCGTCTCGCAGTTCGGGCACGCCTCGGGTGGGTGGGCGATGAGGCCCTGTTCCCACTCGCGGTGCATGCACTCGTTGCAGTGGTGGACGTAGCCAAGTTCATCGACGGCGTGGTTCGCGTCCGTGGCGCGGGGGCTGCATTCGAGATACACACGGACGTAGTGGCGGGTGACGTGGCTCAGGATGGGGGTGACGCCCACGTCGTAGCGGGCGGCGGTGCGAGCGAGCATCGAGAGGAGGATGCGCAGCCCCATCTCGGCGTGGTAATCGGTGTTTCGCGGCACCGCAGAGTACTTGCGGACGCCGGAGTTGAAGTGTGCGCCACAGAGCGGAGCCGTGTCGGTAGCGGTCACGCAGACGAGATTTCGCGCGCTGTTGAACGCGGCGTCTGCGAAGGGCGTGGGCGTCCCGAACGGGTCTACGTCCACGACGTCGAAGCGTTCTTCGTGCATCAGTGCGTTCGCATTTCGACGGACGGCAGTTCCCGTGAGATCGTTTCGCGCGAAGTTTTCCTCACAGAGCGCAACGGCGTCATCGTCTACGTCACAGCAGGTGACCTCCCAGCCGTCGTTCGCCGCGCGGACGCCGCGAATCCCGCTCGCGGCGGTGGCGTCTAAGTAGGAACTCGCGTACTCGTTTCGCTCGGCGTAGGCTCTGAGGACGGCGATGGTGATGTCACGGTTCAACTCCTGATTTGGATTGAAGAACACGGCGTCCTCTATCGAGTCGCCTGACTGTTCTGGTACGGCGACCTCGATGTCCCCTTCCCGGACGTGCATATCTGTTCTCGCCGGTGGTAGACGAAAAGGGACACGCTCTCGGGGCGAGTGAACAATATTTTCTTCCTCCACCCGTGAGCACGGCTATGGGCCGGACCGTCCAGACGAGTCTGTACGCGGGGGTGCTGTTCAGTGTCCTTGCCGCGCTCGCGTGGGCGTCCGGCAACCCGTTCATCTTCCCGAGTCTCGGTCCTTCCGCGTTCATGCTCGCGGCCGATGATGACACGCTCTCGCCCCGTCGCGTCGTCGGTGGCCACCTCGTCGGCGCGCTTTCCGGCCTCGTCTCCTATATGCTTCTCGCAGGCGGCGTCACCATCACGGCCACCTTTGCTCCGGCGTCGCTCGCGGGGGGACAGCTCGTCGCAAGCGCGATTCTGTCGATTATCCTCACGAGCATCGGGATGTTCGAAACCGACACCGTCCATGCCCCGGCGTGTGCGACGACCCTCATCGTCTCGCTTGGTGTGCTTTCCTCGCCTGAAGAAGCCGCGCTCATGGTCGGAAGCGTTGCGGTGCTCGTGGCGACCCACCTCGTTTTCACGCGGTCTGTCGGATGGGTCGACGCACGCACGACGAGCCAGACCTAACCCGGCCATCGCATGGGTTTTTGGTGCGCGACCCGTAGGGAACCTCGTGAACGCGGTCGAACGGTGGCAGGCCGATTTAGCAGAGTCCGGAGCGCTCGCTCCGCCCATCGTCGACCGCATTATCTCGATACACGGCTCGCGCGGGGTGCGCGCCATCGAAGCCGTCTCGGAACTCAGAGTCAAACAGTACCGCGACTTCACCGTCGTCGTTGGCCACGAAGACGAGTACGTAATCGAGGGGCGCGCTTGCGAGTGTCAGGACGCGGCGTTCAACCTCGATAAAGCCGATCCAGAACAACTCTGCTGGCACGTCCTCGCCGCAGAAATCGCCCGCCGTATCGACATGGTGGACGACCATGACATGTGGTACTCGGACGTGCGCGAATTTTTGTAATCAGTCTGCGATGCAGATGTCCACGAAGTTTTTGAGGATACGGAGTCCCGCCTCTCCGCTCTTCTCGGGGTGGAACTGCGTGCCGAAGACGTTGCCCGCTTCGTTTGCGATGATGGCGGGGAACTCGATGCCGTAGTCGGTGGTCGCCACAACCGCGTCCTCGGCGTCGGGGACGGCGTAGTACGAGTGGACGAAGTAGGCGTATTCGCCATCGACGCCTTCCACGAGTGGGTGGTCGCGTTTCACGGTGAGTTGGTTCCAGCCCATGTGGGGTACCTTCTGGCCCTCGCGGAACTTTACGTTGTTTCCGGGGATGAAGTCAAGGCCGGTCACCTCGCCCTGTCCGGCGCGGTCTGCCTCCTCGCTCGCGGTGAGGAGCATCTGCATCCCGAGACAAATCCCGAAGACGGGCTGGCCGCGATCTGCGGCGGCGCGGAGTGCCTCGCGGTAGGGGCCTGCGTTCTCGACGCCCTCGCGGAACGCGCCGACGCCGGGGAGGACGATGCCGTCTGCGTCGGCAAACCGGTCGGGGTCGTCGGTGATTTCGACCGCCGCCCCGGCGCGTTCTAGCCCGCGGGTGACGCTTCTGAGGTTGCCAAGACCGTAGTCCACGACGACGATGTCCGCCATCGCCGTCTGCTGTGGGGCACGCTGGCTCATACGTGAAGGTTCGCGGTGCAGAACAAGTCGCTTTCCGTTGCGGTGGGTTCTGCGCTCGTCAGAAGTCGCCGAGGCGTTTTTGCCCGCCCGTGTCGGTGGTGAACTCCGCGGCCTTCGTGAGCGTCTCGACGAAGGTGTCGGTCTGGTTGCGGTCGTACAACGTCGCCGCTGGATGTACCGAAATGAGGATGCGTCGGGGCTTTCCGGCGATGGCTTTGTCCACGAGACTCCCGGCCTCGCTCGTCACCGCGACCGACCGCCCCAAGAGGTGTTCTGAGGGAACTTTCCCGAGCGTGACGACGAGTTCGGGGTCAACGCGGTCGATTTCTGTCTCTAAATACTCACGGCAGTTTGCGAGTTCCTCTTTGCGAGGGTTGCGGTTGTCCGGTGGGCGACAACGCACGCAGTTGGTGATACGGACGATCTCGCGTTCTAAGCCCACATCGCGGAGGGTGTCAGAGAGGACGGTTCCGCTCCGTCCGACGAAGGGTTCGCCCTGTTCGTCCTCCTGTGCGCCGGGGCCTTCGCCCACGAACAGAATGTCCGCGTCCGCCGGGCCGACACCGTTCACGATTTGCGACCGACACTCCACGAGGTCGGGGCACTTCGTACACTCGGTGACGGTGAGGCCGTCCATTTTTCCCATTGGCAGACTCTGGGCGAGCGGGCTACTTAATTCTCCCACTCGTCGGCCGCCCGTGCCGCGAGTCTGGCCACCCGGAGCGGTTCTGGCCGCCCGCCTTCGGGCGTGAACCCGCGGACGACTTCGGCGGCTTCCTCGGGGGAACAGCCGACCGACCGCACCCACACCGTCTCCGTGCCCACTGAGAGTTCGTGGCGCGGCGGTTGGGCGTCGTAGATTGCCATGCGCGCCGCTAACTCGTCGCCCGAGAAGGCGTCTCGGAGGCCCTGTTCAAGTCCGTCGCTGGCTTCGTAGGTCACAGAGATGACCGGTCGCCCGGTTTCCTCGTGCACCCGGTGTAAGTCCACGAGGTTGTACCATGCGAGTGCGATACCAGAAATCATGACGTAGCGTACGTCTTCGCGGTCGAGGCGCTCGTAGAGGGTACAGAGTGCTTCTGTGGCGTCGAGGCCGCCGACCGTACACGTCTCGAAAGAAAAGCCGTCGACGACGCGGCTGGCGCGTGTGACGACGCCAGCCAGCGTACTTCGCTCATTGCGGAACGACTCGGCGATGCCGAGCGCCCGCACGCCCTGTTTCACTGCTCCTTTATTTCCTGTAACCGGTCGAGCAGTTCGTCCGAAGACGCGCCGTTTTCGTAGTCGATGCTTCCATTGTGGTGTGCATCGCTGGTCGCTACAGCTTCACCAGCTTCTTCGTCACTATCAACCTCTTGTCGTGACTGCTCGGTTTCATCGTAGCTCCCAAATCCCATACTGGACCATTGTGGATTCACGCGGAAAAAGGCCACGACAACTGTTGTATTCTGAACAACTCTGTTCGCGCTGTCGAACAATCATCTTTCGTGACGAAAGCCGTCGCGTCTCTCACTTGCCTCCCCCGGTAGCCTCAAGAACCCCCGGGTCCACGGGTTTGTATGCACGTTATCAATATCACCGAAGACGCGGAGGCGTTCACCTCTAACGTCTACCTCGTCATCGGTGAGCGGACGGTGCTCGTCGACGCAGGTGCGATGGATGGCGTCGTAGAAGCCGTCCGCGAGCACACAGACCACCTCGATGCGGTCGTGCTCACCCACCAGCACGGCGACCACGTCGCAAAGCTGGACGCGGTTCTCGACGCGTTCGACTGTGAGTGTTACGCCTACGGCGAACACGACCTGCGAACCCACCACTTAGACGACGGCGAGACTGTCGAAATTGGCGACGAGTCGTTCGAGGCCATCTACACGCCGGGTCACGCTGCAGACCACATCTCTCTCGTGAGCAATTCGACCATCTTCTCTGGCGACGTGGTCGTTCACAACGACGCCGCCTTCGACTACGGCAGCTTCGGGCGCACGGACATGCCCGGCCAGTCGCGCGAACGCCTCATCGAGAGCATCAAAGAGATTCTCGAGCGCCTCCCCGAAGGCGTCGAACACATGTACTCGGGCCACGGCGACGAGTTCCACGGCGACGTGCGCGATGTCATCGAGACGGCGCTCTCTCGGGCAGAACAGCGCAAGTCGAAGTACCCCGAATAACCGCGCCGAGCAACTTTTTTGGGTCAGTTCTGCGTCCTGAGCGTCATGCCTGGCGCACTTTACATGGAAGGCGACGGCCTGTCGCTCTATACCATCGAAGAAGCCGATCTCGAATTTCTCCGCGACACAATCAATCACCCGCAGGTTCGCCCAACGCTCTACAGTCGCGCGCCCATCAATCTCAAGCAGGAAACGAAGTATTTCGAAGAGAGCATCTCAGCAGAGACTGCCGCAAACCTCCTGATTTGTGTCGATGGCGAACGCGCCGGAACCATTGGCCTCGGCCCGTTTGAGGCGGGAGACGGGAACGCAGAAATCGGCCTATTTCTCGCCCCCGAGTTCTGGGGGTCGGGCCACGGCACCGAAGCGAGTCGATTAATGACCGACTACGCCTTCCGCGAACGCGGCCTCCACCGCGTCTACGCGGACGTACTCGCGCCGAACGAGGCGTCTGCACGCATCTGGCAGGGCCTCGGCTATCGGCACGAAGGGACGTTCGAAGAAGCGGCGATTCTGGACGGCGAGCGCGTCGCAATCGAGCGTTACGCCATCCTTGGCCGTGAGTGGCAGCCTTAGGCTGCGCGCCGTTCTTTGCTCTTCGGTCGAAGCCTTGCGTAGCCGCATTTGCGGCATTTCTCTGCGCGTTTTGGGTTTCGTGCGTTACACCGCATGCAGATCATCTTTTCGAGAATCCGCTTTTCCGCGGCTTCAAAGCTGGCCATACTGGCGGGTTACCGCCTGTGGCGGTTAAAAGTTTCCGAGTTGCCCCGGACTCACTCGCCGCGGTCTAAGTACTCGTCTTGCACCGCGACGATTTCCGTCGAATCGGCACACTCGGCATAGCGCCGGAGCGGTTCCTCGTTCAGTTCGAGGAAGGTGTGGCCCCACCGGAACTTAGAGAGGATGTCTTCTGCGTGCTCGCGCTCGCCAAGAATCGTAAGTCCGGCGGCGAACGCCTCGACCGTGTTCAACTGGAACGGCTTGCCGTAGTTCACCGGGTTCGCGGCGACGAGGAAGGGCAGGGCACGGTGTTCGCCGCGCAT from Haladaptatus sp. ZSTT2 encodes:
- a CDS encoding MBL fold metallo-hydrolase, whose amino-acid sequence is MHVINITEDAEAFTSNVYLVIGERTVLVDAGAMDGVVEAVREHTDHLDAVVLTHQHGDHVAKLDAVLDAFDCECYAYGEHDLRTHHLDDGETVEIGDESFEAIYTPGHAADHISLVSNSTIFSGDVVVHNDAAFDYGSFGRTDMPGQSRERLIESIKEILERLPEGVEHMYSGHGDEFHGDVRDVIETALSRAEQRKSKYPE
- a CDS encoding 50S ribosomal protein L40e, whose product is MASFEAAEKRILEKMICMRCNARNPKRAEKCRKCGYARLRPKSKERRAA
- a CDS encoding endonuclease dU, which translates into the protein MKQGVRALGIAESFRNERSTLAGVVTRASRVVDGFSFETCTVGGLDATEALCTLYERLDREDVRYVMISGIALAWYNLVDLHRVHEETGRPVISVTYEASDGLEQGLRDAFSGDELAARMAIYDAQPPRHELSVGTETVWVRSVGCSPEEAAEVVRGFTPEGGRPEPLRVARLAARAADEWEN
- the hisH gene encoding imidazole glycerol phosphate synthase subunit HisH, whose translation is MSQRAPQQTAMADIVVVDYGLGNLRSVTRGLERAGAAVEITDDPDRFADADGIVLPGVGAFREGVENAGPYREALRAAADRGQPVFGICLGMQMLLTASEEADRAGQGEVTGLDFIPGNNVKFREGQKVPHMGWNQLTVKRDHPLVEGVDGEYAYFVHSYYAVPDAEDAVVATTDYGIEFPAIIANEAGNVFGTQFHPEKSGEAGLRILKNFVDICIAD
- a CDS encoding GNAT family N-acetyltransferase, with product MPGALYMEGDGLSLYTIEEADLEFLRDTINHPQVRPTLYSRAPINLKQETKYFEESISAETAANLLICVDGERAGTIGLGPFEAGDGNAEIGLFLAPEFWGSGHGTEASRLMTDYAFRERGLHRVYADVLAPNEASARIWQGLGYRHEGTFEEAAILDGERVAIERYAILGREWQP
- a CDS encoding YihY/virulence factor BrkB family protein — its product is MAALHTVKAVVTVAKEKQLNVKAASLAYFAVASFIPFALLCIIALTKWGGDGFAAFVIESVLSKALPAQSEQIRSMVMNAAGRTRATALSGIVLFWSSLRLFRGLDSVFVELYGDREKHGIADRIQNITLAFITVTGAVALILGMGFALAVHFDAAFWRYLGPLLLVPGLSLVFLPLFHIFPKGTVPLGEALPGALMAAVSWALLFLVFRLYITTIGQARLYSAAGIALVVLTWLYLGAIFLLLGVVYNAVTNGHVEPERPPSFL
- a CDS encoding HPP family protein, which translates into the protein MGRTVQTSLYAGVLFSVLAALAWASGNPFIFPSLGPSAFMLAADDDTLSPRRVVGGHLVGALSGLVSYMLLAGGVTITATFAPASLAGGQLVASAILSIILTSIGMFETDTVHAPACATTLIVSLGVLSSPEEAALMVGSVAVLVATHLVFTRSVGWVDARTTSQT
- a CDS encoding DUF367 family protein; protein product: MKLHVRYEGDDDPKKCTARKLARFDRCELHRSARATPYGVILNPHAEQALSPADAEHTNLVALDCSWETAGEAMFTMRGEHRALPFLVAANPVNYGKPFQLNTVEAFAAGLTILGEREHAEDILSKFRWGHTFLELNEEPLRRYAECADSTEIVAVQDEYLDRGE
- a CDS encoding uracil-DNA glycosylase; the protein is MGKMDGLTVTECTKCPDLVECRSQIVNGVGPADADILFVGEGPGAQEDEQGEPFVGRSGTVLSDTLRDVGLEREIVRITNCVRCRPPDNRNPRKEELANCREYLETEIDRVDPELVVTLGKVPSEHLLGRSVAVTSEAGSLVDKAIAGKPRRILISVHPAATLYDRNQTDTFVETLTKAAEFTTDTGGQKRLGDF
- a CDS encoding tRNA (guanine(26)-N(2))-dimethyltransferase produces the protein MHVREGDIEVAVPEQSGDSIEDAVFFNPNQELNRDITIAVLRAYAERNEYASSYLDATAASGIRGVRAANDGWEVTCCDVDDDAVALCEENFARNDLTGTAVRRNANALMHEERFDVVDVDPFGTPTPFADAAFNSARNLVCVTATDTAPLCGAHFNSGVRKYSAVPRNTDYHAEMGLRILLSMLARTAARYDVGVTPILSHVTRHYVRVYLECSPRATDANHAVDELGYVHHCNECMHREWEQGLIAHPPEACPNCETGMVSAGPVWLGSIRDPHFTAAVRDHLSEEMGRAKKAERMLATVEDELNVPFHFDQHKVCKQWGVSAPAMDDFLDVLRDAGYDARRAHYGGTTFHTDATIAEIEQAAREPFSS
- a CDS encoding DUF5786 family protein — protein: MGFGSYDETEQSRQEVDSDEEAGEAVATSDAHHNGSIDYENGASSDELLDRLQEIKEQ